Proteins co-encoded in one Alphaproteobacteria bacterium PA2 genomic window:
- a CDS encoding MFS transporter: MTISGFAATSTRIICIPVTEAKAPTSGLPRSTFAIIFGVSLATAMGNTGMISVLPAIGRSIGIPDPMVAAIFSLSALLWAFSSPFWARASDRYGRKPLMMIGLSGFMVSMAVCAMVVAFGLRHMATPLIIFVCFLLARALFGLFGAASNPATQAYVAEHTPLEQRTQSMSSLAGAFGLGTVIGPFIAPLFVLPFIGLAGPMAGFSLIAAGMLYVVWRYLPESQHRPEWTPPPKEVDGVKVKPMWRDPRLTPFLIYGFIVAVCQTAQGQTLGFLIIDKLKMSPTQAQGFIAVAMMFGAVAGLLAQWGLIRMFEMTPRQLLRWGVVVAAAGNLIVAFSPDYWTVVVGYALSSLGFGFARPGFTAGASLAVNMGEQARAAGAIAAVNGVNVVLAPFFVWLYEKIPPAPFLLNFTLLMAMLVYALRNTQMRDADPKPTTLEDTNLATLEKNQEGAG, encoded by the coding sequence ATGACCATTTCGGGGTTTGCGGCGACCTCAACCCGGATTATCTGCATTCCCGTGACTGAAGCCAAAGCCCCGACCAGCGGTCTGCCCCGTTCGACATTCGCCATCATCTTCGGCGTGTCGCTTGCAACCGCCATGGGCAATACCGGCATGATCTCGGTATTGCCCGCCATAGGCCGGTCGATCGGTATTCCCGACCCGATGGTCGCGGCAATTTTCTCGCTATCGGCCCTGCTCTGGGCGTTTTCCTCGCCCTTCTGGGCGCGCGCCTCCGACAGGTATGGTCGCAAGCCCCTGATGATGATCGGCCTGAGCGGCTTCATGGTCTCCATGGCGGTCTGCGCCATGGTTGTGGCCTTTGGGCTGCGGCACATGGCGACCCCCCTGATCATTTTTGTATGTTTCCTTCTGGCGAGGGCGCTGTTTGGGCTGTTCGGCGCGGCGTCCAATCCCGCTACCCAGGCCTATGTGGCCGAGCACACGCCCCTGGAGCAGCGGACCCAGTCCATGTCCAGCCTGGCCGGCGCTTTTGGTCTGGGCACGGTGATCGGGCCCTTCATCGCGCCCCTGTTCGTCCTGCCCTTCATCGGCCTGGCCGGGCCCATGGCAGGCTTCTCGCTGATCGCCGCCGGCATGCTCTATGTTGTCTGGCGCTATCTGCCTGAGAGCCAGCACCGGCCGGAATGGACGCCGCCACCCAAGGAAGTGGACGGGGTCAAGGTCAAGCCCATGTGGCGGGATCCGAGGCTCACACCCTTCCTGATCTATGGCTTCATCGTCGCGGTCTGCCAGACGGCGCAGGGGCAGACCCTGGGCTTCCTCATCATCGACAAGCTGAAAATGTCGCCCACCCAGGCCCAGGGTTTCATCGCCGTGGCCATGATGTTCGGCGCGGTCGCCGGTCTGCTGGCCCAGTGGGGCCTGATCCGCATGTTCGAAATGACCCCAAGGCAGCTCCTGCGCTGGGGTGTCGTTGTCGCGGCCGCCGGCAACCTGATCGTCGCCTTTTCACCCGACTACTGGACCGTGGTTGTTGGCTACGCCCTATCAAGCCTGGGGTTCGGCTTCGCCAGGCCGGGCTTTACAGCCGGCGCTTCACTGGCGGTGAACATGGGTGAGCAGGCCCGGGCAGCCGGCGCCATCGCGGCGGTAAACGGGGTCAATGTGGTGCTCGCCCCATTCTTCGTCTGGCTTTATGAGAAGATTCCCCCGGCCCCCTTCCTGCTCAACTTCACACTGCTCATGGCCATGCTGGTCTATGCCCTGCGCAATACACAGATGAGGGACGCCGACCCCAAGCCCACCACCCTGGAAGACACCAACCTCGCCACCCTGGAAAAGAACCAAGAAGGCGCGGGCTGA
- a CDS encoding HAD family hydrolase, with translation MPKAVLWDIGNVMVRWNPRTLYDRIFPEPVHRDRFLSSVCTMDWHVAHDLGVSFAENRARLLPKFPEYEAEITAWETRWMEMFSGHIEETRQAMEDLHAAAIPQFVLSNMSDEVFEDITAIIPAWNRVSGHVLSAETAILKPDPRIFGQACDRFGFTPQDMLFVDDSATNIAGAQALGFHTHHFTDPAALGPALVEFGLLPDR, from the coding sequence ATGCCCAAGGCGGTACTCTGGGATATCGGCAATGTCATGGTGCGGTGGAACCCCCGCACCCTCTACGACAGGATTTTTCCAGAACCGGTCCATCGCGACCGGTTTTTGTCGTCTGTCTGCACCATGGACTGGCACGTCGCCCACGACCTTGGCGTCAGCTTCGCCGAGAATCGCGCCCGGCTCCTGCCGAAATTCCCCGAATACGAGGCCGAGATCACTGCCTGGGAAACCCGGTGGATGGAAATGTTCTCGGGCCATATCGAGGAAACCCGCCAGGCCATGGAAGACCTGCACGCTGCCGCCATTCCCCAGTTCGTCCTGTCCAACATGTCAGACGAGGTGTTTGAGGACATCACGGCCATCATCCCGGCCTGGAACCGGGTATCTGGCCATGTCCTGTCGGCCGAGACCGCCATACTGAAACCTGACCCCAGAATCTTCGGGCAGGCCTGTGACCGGTTCGGCTTCACCCCGCAGGACATGCTGTTTGTGGATGACAGCGCCACGAACATAGCCGGAGCCCAGGCCCTGGGTTTCCACACCCATCACTTCACCGATCCGGCTGCGCTTGGCCCCGCCCTGGTGGAATTCGGCCTCCTGCCCGACCGGTAG
- the motA gene encoding flagellar motor stator protein MotA, with protein sequence MFQIIGIVLLFGLVFGSYIMTGGNMGVILHAAPHEMMAIGGAGVASFLISNSMTVIKACGAGMGKVFGGPKWKTSDYRDLLSLLFLLTKTMKSKGVIALESHIENPHDSTIFSRYPKIMKDHFAIDFICDTLRMMTMNLEDPHQVEDAMEKQLEKHHHEALHPAHAIQNLADALPALGIVAAVLGVIKTMGSITEPPEVLGEMIGSALVGTFLGVFLAYGLVAPFASRLTGVVEDDGAFYKIIQSVLVAHLHGNAAQISVEIGRGSVPSASQPSFAELEQALSEIPPEA encoded by the coding sequence ATGTTTCAGATAATCGGCATCGTCTTGCTGTTCGGCCTGGTGTTCGGCAGCTACATCATGACGGGCGGGAACATGGGGGTGATCCTTCATGCCGCCCCTCACGAAATGATGGCGATCGGCGGCGCCGGCGTGGCCAGCTTCCTGATTTCGAACTCCATGACGGTCATCAAGGCCTGCGGCGCGGGCATGGGCAAGGTCTTCGGCGGGCCGAAGTGGAAGACATCGGACTATCGTGACCTCCTGTCCCTGCTGTTCCTGCTGACCAAGACCATGAAGTCCAAGGGCGTCATCGCCCTGGAAAGCCACATCGAAAACCCGCACGATTCCACGATCTTCTCCCGTTATCCGAAGATCATGAAGGACCACTTCGCCATCGACTTCATCTGCGACACCCTGCGGATGATGACCATGAACCTGGAAGATCCGCACCAGGTCGAGGATGCGATGGAAAAGCAGCTGGAAAAGCATCACCACGAGGCTCTGCATCCCGCCCACGCCATCCAGAACCTGGCCGACGCCCTGCCCGCCCTTGGCATCGTCGCCGCCGTTCTGGGGGTTATCAAGACCATGGGCTCGATCACCGAGCCGCCGGAAGTCCTGGGTGAAATGATTGGCAGCGCCCTCGTCGGCACCTTCCTGGGGGTGTTCCTGGCCTATGGCCTGGTGGCGCCCTTCGCATCACGCCTCACCGGCGTGGTTGAGGATGACGGCGCCTTCTACAAGATCATCCAGTCGGTCCTGGTGGCCCACCTGCACGGCAACGCCGCCCAGATCTCGGTGGAAATCGGCCGCGGCAGCGTGCCGTCGGCGTCCCAGCCCAGCTTTGCAGAGCTTGAGCAGGCCCTCTCGGAAATCCCGCCCGAAGCCTGA
- a CDS encoding 50S ribosomal protein L36 — translation MKVRSSLKTLKTRHRDCKLVRRKGRVYVINKTNPRFKARQG, via the coding sequence ATGAAGGTCAGAAGCTCGCTCAAAACCCTCAAGACGCGTCACCGCGATTGCAAGCTCGTGCGCCGCAAGGGCCGGGTCTACGTGATCAACAAGACCAACCCGCGCTTCAAGGCGCGTCAGGGCTAA
- a CDS encoding MarR family transcriptional regulator, which yields MTRDQNPVDDGQAHTLAALLSVLMRRFKLEPGLLASSVYADLHANDAGLLNVLTEADDWTVRTLAQTLGAADSTVSSALDRLEARGLVARTRLERDRRVMGVRLTDEGVALIARLREAQLGNSRALLERLTEDDRGQLLRLLAIMAQDR from the coding sequence ATGACTCGTGATCAAAATCCCGTGGACGATGGACAGGCCCATACCCTGGCGGCCCTGCTGAGCGTCCTCATGCGGCGGTTCAAGCTTGAGCCAGGTCTCCTGGCCTCCAGCGTCTATGCCGACCTGCACGCCAATGACGCCGGCCTGCTCAATGTCCTGACCGAGGCTGACGACTGGACGGTGCGTACCCTCGCCCAGACCCTTGGCGCAGCGGACTCGACCGTGTCCTCCGCCCTGGACCGGCTGGAGGCCCGTGGCCTGGTGGCCAGGACCCGCCTCGAGCGGGACCGCAGGGTGATGGGGGTCAGGCTGACTGACGAGGGCGTCGCCCTGATCGCCCGACTGCGCGAGGCCCAATTGGGAAATTCCCGAGCCCTGCTTGAGCGTCTCACCGAAGATGACCGCGGCCAGCTTCTGCGGCTGCTCGCCATCATGGCCCAGGACAGATAG
- a CDS encoding GGDEF domain-containing protein, producing the protein MKVSGARNEPFSTIRKRALAQAGAYATSSVAPPTDKTAFLGLTEADLTPAVQGAIKTLLTEVDDLRGEVSRLKVRLAEVEELADRDPLTPALNRRAFMRELGRIRTFAQRYGSPASLVYFDLDDFRNVNERFGHAAGDAALQAVAQRLAGSVRESDLVARMGGDEFAVILVQADLATAEVKARSLAQAIENSPIRFGDWSAPLHISYGVTEISADLEPEALLAQADAAMFARKRERRAAS; encoded by the coding sequence ATGAAGGTCTCTGGCGCCCGAAACGAACCGTTTTCGACGATCCGCAAGCGCGCCCTGGCCCAGGCCGGCGCCTATGCGACGTCGAGCGTCGCCCCGCCGACGGACAAGACCGCCTTTCTGGGTCTGACCGAGGCAGACCTGACCCCGGCTGTCCAGGGCGCCATCAAGACCCTGCTGACCGAAGTGGATGACCTGCGCGGCGAGGTCTCCCGCCTCAAGGTGCGTCTGGCCGAGGTCGAGGAACTGGCGGATCGCGATCCCCTGACCCCTGCCCTCAACCGTCGGGCCTTCATGCGGGAACTGGGCCGGATCCGCACCTTCGCCCAGCGCTATGGTTCGCCGGCCAGCCTGGTCTATTTCGATCTGGACGACTTCAGGAACGTCAATGAACGCTTCGGCCATGCCGCCGGAGACGCCGCCCTGCAGGCGGTGGCCCAGCGCCTGGCCGGCAGTGTCCGTGAGAGCGACCTGGTTGCGCGCATGGGCGGAGACGAGTTCGCGGTGATCCTGGTCCAGGCCGATCTCGCCACCGCCGAGGTCAAGGCCAGGTCCCTTGCCCAGGCCATTGAAAACAGCCCGATCCGCTTCGGCGACTGGTCGGCGCCCCTGCACATTTCCTATGGCGTGACGGAGATTTCCGCAGACCTCGAGCCTGAAGCCCTGCTGGCCCAGGCCGACGCCGCCATGTTCGCCCGCAAGCGCGAGCGTCGCGCCGCCAGCTAG
- a CDS encoding 5-(carboxyamino)imidazole ribonucleotide synthase has product MVMTPLPPGSTLGILGGGQLGRMLAQAAGRLGFDVVILEPEPDCPAARVSAHVIATAYDDREGLAELARRADVVTFEFENVPAKALEILAELGVETAPCARALATAQDRVAEKTFLNAAGAPTVAFAQADTPEGAIGAVKQIGVPCLMKTRREGYDGKGQSWVEHLANAQAVFHALGDRPVIVEAPAAFVRELSIIAARGRKGEIAVYPLGENHHQAGVLRRTLAPAPVSQALTDQAERIAAQILAGLDYVGVIGIELFELEDGRLLVNEIAPRVHNTGHWTQDGCEVDQFEQHIRAVAGWPLGPTRAHAQIEMENLLGDDVADWASLAAESDARLHLYGKREAKAGRKMGHVNRRMPD; this is encoded by the coding sequence CTGGTGATGACGCCCCTCCCCCCCGGCTCCACGCTTGGTATTCTCGGCGGCGGTCAGCTTGGACGCATGCTGGCCCAGGCGGCCGGGCGTCTTGGCTTCGACGTGGTCATACTGGAGCCGGAACCCGACTGTCCGGCGGCGCGGGTCAGCGCCCATGTGATCGCGACGGCCTATGATGACCGCGAAGGCCTGGCTGAACTGGCCCGTCGCGCAGATGTCGTGACCTTTGAGTTCGAGAATGTCCCGGCCAAGGCCCTGGAAATCCTGGCGGAGCTGGGGGTTGAAACCGCGCCCTGCGCCCGCGCCCTGGCCACGGCCCAGGATCGCGTAGCCGAAAAGACCTTTCTGAACGCCGCCGGCGCGCCCACGGTCGCTTTTGCCCAGGCAGATACCCCCGAGGGTGCAATCGGGGCGGTGAAGCAAATCGGTGTTCCCTGCCTGATGAAGACCCGGCGGGAGGGCTATGACGGCAAGGGTCAGTCCTGGGTCGAACACCTCGCCAATGCCCAGGCGGTCTTCCACGCCCTCGGCGACCGGCCGGTGATCGTCGAGGCGCCCGCCGCCTTTGTCCGTGAACTGTCGATCATCGCGGCCCGGGGTCGCAAGGGCGAGATCGCAGTCTATCCCCTGGGCGAAAACCACCATCAGGCTGGGGTCCTGCGCCGGACCCTGGCGCCAGCCCCTGTATCACAGGCCCTTACCGACCAGGCCGAGCGCATAGCCGCCCAGATCCTGGCTGGCCTGGACTATGTGGGCGTCATCGGGATCGAACTGTTCGAGCTTGAGGACGGCCGCCTGCTGGTCAACGAGATTGCGCCGCGGGTCCACAATACCGGCCACTGGACCCAGGACGGGTGCGAGGTCGACCAGTTCGAACAGCACATCCGGGCCGTCGCCGGCTGGCCCCTTGGCCCCACCCGGGCCCATGCGCAGATCGAGATGGAAAACCTGCTGGGGGATGATGTCGCTGACTGGGCCAGTCTCGCAGCAGAGTCCGACGCCCGGCTACACCTCTATGGCAAGCGCGAGGCCAAGGCGGGCCGCAAGATGGGTCACGTGAACCGGCGGATGCCGGACTAG
- the purE gene encoding 5-(carboxyamino)imidazole ribonucleotide mutase, which translates to MSASPAPVAIIMGSRSDWPTLKGAADNLTALGVAWEAKVVSAHRTPDRMYAFAKGAKAAGFKVIIAGAGGAAHLPGMTASLTELPVLGVPVESRALKGMDSLLSIVQMPAGIPVATLAIGEAGAKNAGLLAAQILALEDPALAQRLADYRAALTASVAESVEDA; encoded by the coding sequence ATGAGCGCTTCGCCTGCGCCTGTCGCCATCATCATGGGTAGCCGGTCTGACTGGCCAACCCTGAAGGGCGCAGCCGACAACCTGACCGCCCTCGGCGTAGCCTGGGAAGCCAAGGTGGTCTCCGCCCACCGGACCCCGGACCGCATGTACGCCTTCGCCAAGGGCGCCAAGGCGGCGGGGTTCAAGGTGATCATCGCCGGCGCCGGGGGCGCAGCCCACCTGCCAGGCATGACCGCCTCCCTGACGGAACTGCCGGTCCTGGGTGTGCCAGTGGAGTCCAGGGCCCTGAAGGGCATGGACAGCCTTCTGTCCATCGTCCAGATGCCGGCCGGCATTCCGGTCGCGACCCTGGCCATCGGTGAGGCGGGCGCGAAGAATGCCGGTCTGCTCGCCGCCCAGATCCTGGCCCTTGAGGACCCTGCCCTCGCCCAGCGCCTTGCAGACTACCGGGCCGCCCTGACCGCCAGCGTGGCCGAGTCGGTGGAAGACGCCTGA
- a CDS encoding peptidoglycan-binding protein — MDRRTFIALFVAGCADPSTDLTPAVSPVPAPPTPTAPEPVSPVTRSGDPDFDTWARDFYTRAIRAGLPAALLDRELTGLLPDPRVNSLDTRQPEFAKPFSDYVRGAISDDRVAIGRRKRAELTDLLAPIEKTYGVSADVLLGVWAMETGFGAVLGGFDVIRSMATLAAQGRRRQFAEDQLMAALRIIGSGEFPRSRLVGSWAGAMGQTQFIPTSFLSTAVDGDGDGRRDIWGSAPDALASAANLLAKGGWNRGQGWAREVLAPQGFDFSLTEGPRETPGWWGDLGLRPADGMGWSAADQSAKAMLAAPTGAGGPIFLFFPNHFAIRTYNNATTYALAVGLLADRFSGLGPLSTPWPVETPLSLADRIGAQKALIALGFDPGSPDGVVGINTRSALRAWQKSRSMTADGYLSMAMVGLLKAEVPVP; from the coding sequence ATGGATCGCCGCACCTTCATCGCCCTGTTTGTCGCCGGATGTGCGGACCCCTCAACGGATCTGACCCCTGCGGTTTCGCCGGTTCCCGCCCCGCCCACTCCGACCGCGCCAGAGCCGGTCTCGCCGGTAACCCGCTCCGGCGATCCCGATTTCGACACCTGGGCCCGGGATTTCTATACCCGCGCCATCCGCGCCGGCCTGCCGGCTGCTCTCCTGGATCGCGAACTCACCGGACTGTTGCCTGATCCGCGGGTCAACAGCCTGGACACCCGCCAGCCAGAGTTCGCCAAACCCTTCAGCGACTATGTCCGGGGCGCGATTTCCGACGACCGGGTGGCTATAGGTCGCCGCAAGAGGGCGGAACTGACGGACCTCCTGGCGCCCATTGAGAAGACCTATGGCGTCTCCGCCGATGTCCTGCTGGGCGTATGGGCCATGGAAACCGGCTTTGGCGCCGTGCTGGGCGGGTTTGATGTCATTCGGTCCATGGCGACCCTGGCCGCCCAGGGCCGGCGGCGGCAATTCGCCGAGGACCAGCTGATGGCCGCTCTGCGGATTATCGGGTCCGGCGAGTTTCCCAGGTCGCGACTGGTGGGGTCCTGGGCGGGCGCCATGGGCCAGACCCAGTTCATACCGACCTCCTTCCTCTCCACCGCCGTGGATGGCGATGGCGATGGCCGACGCGACATCTGGGGGTCGGCGCCCGACGCCCTGGCCTCTGCAGCCAACCTGCTGGCCAAGGGCGGCTGGAATCGGGGGCAGGGGTGGGCGAGGGAAGTCCTTGCCCCCCAGGGGTTTGATTTCAGCCTGACAGAGGGTCCCCGGGAGACTCCGGGCTGGTGGGGCGACCTTGGCCTTCGCCCGGCCGATGGCATGGGCTGGAGCGCCGCTGATCAGTCAGCCAAGGCCATGCTGGCGGCGCCGACCGGGGCTGGCGGCCCGATCTTCCTGTTCTTCCCCAACCACTTCGCCATCCGGACCTACAACAACGCCACCACCTATGCCCTGGCTGTGGGTCTGCTGGCGGACCGGTTCTCGGGACTTGGACCCCTGTCCACCCCCTGGCCAGTGGAGACCCCGCTCAGCCTTGCCGACCGGATCGGCGCCCAGAAGGCCCTGATCGCCCTGGGCTTTGACCCGGGTTCCCCTGACGGTGTTGTCGGGATCAACACCCGCAGCGCCCTTCGGGCCTGGCAGAAGTCCAGGAGCATGACGGCTGACGGCTATCTGTCCATGGCCATGGTGGGCCTGCTCAAGGCCGAGGTCCCGGTTCCCTGA
- a CDS encoding sigma-54-dependent Fis family transcriptional regulator — MTKTVLVVDDDPTQRRLLQAVLERDGFAVVQAEGGDQAIARLTSGGACDVILLDLVMPGMSGQDTLKEIRARGFNQPVIVVTASGGIDIVVAAMQAGATDFFVKPASPERINVSIRNALSMGALKGEVERLKKHAGGKTTFADLVGSSASMQMVKRMGERAAKSSIPILITGESGVGKEVIARAVHGSSERSGKPFVAVNCGAIPENLVESILFGHEKGSFTGATDKHLGKFQEASGGTLFLDEVGELPLDIQVKLLRALQESEIDPVGSKRSIKVDVRIVSATNRDLTQAVSEGRFREDLFYRLNVFPIEAPALRERREDVPALVETFIRRFNVEEGKSVAGASAETLALLSGFDWPGNVRQLENAVYRAIILADAPYLQPYDFPAISGLAAPTPELANERPPSAPPTMGELMADMPKDSPVQILDARGHLRTLEEIERDLIQLAIEIYAGHMSEVARRLGIGRSTLYRKVREQGLEEVLNGIAGGESGELAQKSA; from the coding sequence ATGACCAAAACGGTCCTCGTCGTCGATGACGACCCGACACAGCGGCGACTTCTCCAGGCGGTCCTGGAGCGCGACGGCTTCGCCGTGGTCCAGGCAGAGGGCGGCGATCAGGCCATTGCGCGCCTGACCTCCGGCGGCGCCTGCGACGTCATCCTGCTTGATCTGGTCATGCCCGGCATGTCGGGTCAGGACACCCTGAAGGAAATACGCGCCCGCGGCTTCAACCAACCGGTCATCGTGGTCACCGCATCCGGCGGCATCGACATTGTGGTGGCGGCCATGCAGGCCGGGGCCACCGACTTCTTCGTCAAGCCCGCCTCGCCGGAACGTATCAACGTCTCGATCCGCAACGCCCTGTCCATGGGCGCCCTGAAGGGTGAGGTCGAGCGCCTGAAGAAGCACGCCGGCGGCAAGACCACCTTCGCCGACCTGGTCGGGTCCTCGGCTTCCATGCAGATGGTCAAGCGCATGGGCGAGCGGGCGGCCAAGTCCTCCATCCCCATCCTGATCACCGGCGAAAGCGGCGTCGGCAAGGAAGTCATCGCCCGGGCGGTCCATGGCTCATCCGAGCGCAGCGGCAAGCCCTTCGTGGCGGTCAACTGCGGCGCCATTCCCGAGAACCTGGTGGAATCCATCCTGTTCGGTCACGAAAAGGGCAGCTTCACCGGCGCCACCGACAAGCACCTGGGCAAGTTCCAGGAAGCCAGTGGCGGCACCCTCTTCCTCGACGAAGTGGGCGAGCTGCCCCTGGACATCCAGGTCAAGCTGCTGCGCGCCCTGCAGGAGAGCGAGATCGACCCTGTCGGCTCCAAGCGCTCCATCAAGGTCGACGTGCGCATTGTTTCGGCTACCAACCGCGACCTGACCCAGGCGGTCAGCGAGGGCCGGTTCCGTGAGGACCTGTTCTATCGTCTGAACGTCTTCCCCATCGAGGCCCCGGCCCTGCGGGAGCGTCGCGAGGACGTGCCGGCCCTGGTGGAGACCTTCATCCGCCGGTTCAATGTGGAAGAAGGCAAGTCGGTGGCCGGCGCCTCGGCCGAGACCCTGGCCCTGCTCTCCGGCTTTGACTGGCCGGGCAATGTCCGCCAGCTGGAGAATGCGGTCTATCGCGCCATCATCCTGGCCGACGCCCCCTATCTGCAGCCCTACGACTTCCCCGCCATATCCGGGCTCGCCGCCCCGACGCCGGAACTGGCGAACGAGCGGCCGCCTTCGGCTCCGCCCACCATGGGCGAGCTCATGGCCGACATGCCCAAGGACAGCCCGGTCCAGATCCTTGACGCCCGGGGCCACCTGCGCACCCTGGAAGAGATCGAGCGCGACCTGATCCAGCTGGCCATCGAGATCTATGCCGGCCACATGAGCGAGGTCGCCCGTCGCCTCGGCATCGGCCGCTCCACCCTCTATCGCAAGGTTCGCGAGCAGGGACTGGAAGAGGTGCTGAACGGTATCGCCGGGGGCGAGTCCGGAGAGCTGGCCCAGAAATCGGCCTAG
- a CDS encoding mannose-6-phosphate isomerase: MTTMTDQSQSTPDDGWKHSGVRVVPAGQLDSNTPQTPGMDRAAAVNFARVGAQKLWAGTVHIHPHAKTGAHHHGPLESVIYVVSGRARMRWGENLEFTAEAGPGDFIYVPPYVPHQEINASDTEPLSCVLVRSDNEAVVVNLDIEPVEKPEGVAWIDPIHRT; this comes from the coding sequence ATGACCACCATGACTGACCAGTCTCAATCGACGCCTGACGACGGCTGGAAACACAGCGGCGTCCGGGTGGTTCCTGCCGGTCAGCTGGACAGCAATACGCCGCAGACCCCTGGCATGGACCGGGCGGCGGCAGTGAACTTCGCCCGGGTCGGCGCCCAGAAGCTGTGGGCCGGGACCGTGCACATCCACCCCCACGCCAAGACCGGCGCGCACCATCATGGCCCCCTTGAGAGCGTGATCTATGTTGTCTCCGGACGGGCGCGGATGCGCTGGGGCGAAAACCTTGAATTCACCGCAGAGGCCGGGCCCGGGGACTTCATCTATGTCCCGCCCTATGTGCCTCACCAGGAGATCAACGCCTCGGACACAGAACCGCTGAGCTGTGTTCTGGTCCGCAGCGACAATGAGGCGGTGGTGGTCAATCTCGATATCGAGCCCGTGGAAAAGCCGGAAGGGGTCGCCTGGATCGACCCCATCCACAGGACCTAG
- a CDS encoding oxidoreductase, whose protein sequence is MKSVVVTGVSTGIGWGAAKVLIQKGFRVFGSVRKQSDADRLSQEFGPNFVPLIFDVTDEKAVRKAAAQVEKALQGQTLAGLVNNAGVAVAGPLLELPIAEFRQQIEVNLTGVVIVTQAFAPLLAASPDRKGAPGRVVNISSVGGRNGNPFLGPYVASKFAIEGLSESLRRELLLLGVDVIIVAPGAVATAIWGKAKDDDLVPYEKSVFYPALLKVFAYMKANGAKGLPAEELGELVARVLTIAKPRVRYTIAPDALQTFMLAHLPRRIVDRLIGGQLGLLPKG, encoded by the coding sequence ATGAAGAGCGTTGTCGTTACAGGTGTTTCCACCGGCATTGGCTGGGGCGCCGCCAAGGTCCTCATCCAGAAGGGCTTTCGGGTCTTTGGAAGCGTGCGCAAACAGTCAGACGCTGACCGCCTGAGCCAGGAGTTCGGGCCGAACTTCGTGCCCCTGATCTTCGACGTGACGGACGAGAAGGCTGTCCGCAAGGCCGCCGCCCAGGTGGAGAAGGCGCTGCAGGGCCAGACCCTGGCGGGCCTGGTGAACAATGCCGGCGTCGCTGTGGCCGGCCCCCTGCTTGAGCTGCCCATCGCCGAGTTCCGCCAGCAGATCGAGGTCAATCTGACCGGCGTGGTCATAGTCACCCAGGCCTTCGCCCCCCTGCTGGCGGCGAGCCCGGACCGCAAGGGCGCCCCGGGCAGGGTGGTCAACATCAGCTCGGTTGGCGGACGGAACGGCAATCCCTTCCTGGGCCCCTATGTCGCCTCGAAATTCGCCATTGAGGGCCTTTCGGAATCCCTGCGCCGCGAGCTCCTGCTTCTGGGGGTCGATGTGATCATTGTGGCCCCCGGCGCCGTGGCGACCGCCATCTGGGGCAAGGCCAAGGACGATGATCTGGTCCCCTATGAAAAGAGCGTTTTCTACCCCGCCCTTCTGAAGGTCTTTGCCTATATGAAGGCCAATGGCGCCAAGGGGCTGCCGGCTGAAGAACTGGGTGAGCTGGTGGCCAGGGTGCTGACCATTGCAAAGCCAAGAGTGCGCTACACCATAGCGCCGGACGCGCTGCAGACCTTCATGCTGGCCCATCTTCCCCGGCGGATTGTGGACCGGTTGATCGGCGGCCAGCTGGGCCTGCTGCCCAAGGGCTAG